The Bacillus sp. BGMRC 2118 genome contains a region encoding:
- a CDS encoding DUF4359 domain-containing protein, whose protein sequence is MKKIYPISGIIVVMLLTMIFLNPGQDKYVSWVGDRLKEEKGILLSIGIDYVAKPIISTSTTKKDFILFSVYHTHIVSDKEMITLGIFNQFIPIKSIAYEK, encoded by the coding sequence TTGAAAAAGATCTACCCGATAAGTGGAATCATTGTAGTAATGTTACTCACGATGATATTTCTTAACCCAGGACAAGACAAATATGTTTCGTGGGTGGGAGACAGACTTAAAGAAGAGAAGGGGATATTACTCAGCATTGGCATTGATTATGTAGCGAAGCCGATCATCTCAACTTCTACAACCAAAAAGGACTTTATTCTATTCTCCGTTTATCACACACATATTGTCTCAGATAAAGAAATGATCACACTTGGAATCTTCAATCAGTTTATTCCTATAAAAAGTATTGCGTATGAGAAATAA